GAAATTGGCATACGCGTTGCGTTAAGTGATTCGCCAGGCGGGTTATTTCCCGTCACGGCAATCCGATCAATTACGCAACTTATTGGAGAGTCAAATGCCTGCCGTCAACAAACCTCTGCATCAGAAAGGCGATTATCTGGTCGACTACGAAGAGAAGGTCTTTCCTGATGTCAAGGCCGAGCCGGGCGAGAAGGCACTCGTCACCTTTCACACGGTTGCGTTCGAAGGCTCGATCGGCTTCGTCAATCTGCTGCAAGCCACGCGTTTGCAGCGCAAAGGCTTCGATACGTCGGTGCTGCTCTATGGCCCCGGAGTCACGCTGGGTCTGCAGCGAGGTTTCCCGACGCTCGGCGACGAAGCCTTTCCCGGCCATCTGAACTTCAATAAGCAACTCGTCAAGTTCATGGAAGAGGGCGGCAAGGTCTACGCGTGCCGCTTTGCATTGCAGGCGCTGTATGGCCACGGCGAGGCGTCGCTGATCGAAGGCATCCGGCCGATCAATCCGCTCGACGTGCTCGATTTGCAACTGCTTCATCGCAAGGAGAACGCGCTGATCATCCATACGTGGACCGTCTGAGCGAGCGGGTGCCCATCATGTCCGACCAGCGAGTCATCCGTGCAGCGGCCGTGCAGATTGCGCCGGATTTCGAGCGTCCCGGCGGCACGCTCGACCGGGTCTGCGCCGCCATCGACGAAGCCGCGTCGAAAGGCGTGCAGCTGATCGTCTTCCCCGAGACGTTCGTGCCGTACTACCCGTACTTTTCGTTCGTGCGTCCGCCCGTGGCGTCGGGTGCCGATCATATGCGGCTCTATGAGCAGGCAGTTGTCGTGCCGGGCCCTGTCACGCATGCGGTGAGCGAGCGCGCGCGACGTCATGCGATGGTCGTCGTGCTCGGCGTGAACGAACGCGATCACGGCAGCCTGTACAACACGCAGCTCGTGTTCGACATCGACGGGTGCCAGGTGCTCAAGCGCCGCAAGATCACGCCGACCTTCCATGAACGGATGATCTGGGGACAAGGCGACGCCGCGGGGCTCAAGGTCGCGCGCACGGGCATCGCGCGAGTAGGCGCGCTCGCGTGCTGGGAGCATTACAACCCGCTCGCGCGCTATGCGCTGATGACGCAGCACGAAGAGATTCATTGCAGCCAGTTTCCCGGCTCGCTCGTCGGTCCAATCTTCGCCGAGCAGATCGAAGTCACGATCCGCCATCACGCGCTCGAATCCGGCTGCTTCGTCGTCAATTCGACAGGCTGGCTGAGCGATGCGCAGATCGAATCCGTGACGACTGACCCAAAGCTGCAAAAGGCGCTGCGGGGCGGCTGCATGACGGCGATCGTGTCGCCCGAAGGTCAGCATCTCGCGGAACCGTTGCGCGAAGGAGAAGGCATGGTCGTCGCGGATCTCGACATGGCGCTGATCACGAAGCGCAAACGGATGATGGACTCCGTGGGCCACTACGCGCGGCCCGAACTGCTGAGTCTCGCGATCAACGATCGCCCTGCGATGCCCGTTGTGCCGATGTCGATGTCGTTCGAACGTGCGGGCGCGGACGTAGCGCCTGAAATCATCAGTGGAGGTCAGGATGAATGCCAGCATGAGCCTGTTGCAGGCTGAGCCGCGCGCGCAGCGCCAGATGATGGAGTTGCGCACCGAGTTGCAATCGGCGGGGCTGCGTCTCGTCGATCCGAACGCGGGCGCAGCGAGCCGGCGCGGCGGTGCCGGCCCGTCGGATCACAAGGCCGTGACCGTGGATGGCGTGACCATCATGGTGCCCGTGCACACCAGTTCTGCATGGAACTCGCCGTTCGTCGCGGGCGTGCCGGACGAATCGGGTGCGAGCGCGTTGCTGCGCGGGACGATCCCGATCGCCAGCATCAGCTTTCCGAAAGCGCCGCGCTTCACGCAACTGCAAACGCTCGACGGCGTGCCGTACTCCCATATCGCGACGCTGCACAGCACCGACGTGCTCGCTACGACCGTGCTGCAAACGTGCATCCGCTACGAGAGCCGCAAGAAGACCTGCAAGTTCTGTGCGATCGGTCAGTCGCTCGCGGCGGGCCGCACGATTGCGCGCAAGACACCGGAGCAACTCGCGGAGGTGGCCCGCGCTGCCGTATTGCTCGACGGTGTAAAACACATGGTGCTGACAACCGGCACGCCGCCGACGCCGGATCGCGGTGCGCAGATCCTTTGCGAAAGCGCGTTAGCGATCAAGGCCGCCATCGATCTGCCGATTCAGGCGCAATGCGAGCCGCCCGACGACGATGCATGGTTCGAGCGCATGAAGGCGAGCGGCATCGACACGCTCGGCATGCATCTCGAAGTGGTGACACCCGAGGTGCGTGCGCGCGTGATGCCGGGCAAGGCCAGCGTGCCCATCTCACGCTATATGGAGGCGTTCCGCGCCGCTGTTGCCGTATTCGGCAAGGGGCAGGTCAGCACCTACATTCTCGCGGGTCTCGGCGACACAGCGGAGGCGATCCTGTCGATGTCGCGCGAACTGGTCGAGATCGGTGTGTACCCGTTTGTGGTGCCGTTCGTGCCCATCAGCGGCACGCCGCTCGAAGATCATCCCGCGCCCTCCCATGCGTTCATGAAATCGATCCTCGAGCCACTCGGCGCCATGCTGCGCAGCGCGCAGATGCGCTCTGCCGACATCAAGGCCGGTTGCGGCAAATGCGGGGCGTGTTCGTCGCTGGCATCGTACGAGGCGTGACCATGTTCTGCGAAACCATTGACGAACTGGATGCCTTGCCGCTTACGTTCACGCCCGCCGAGTACCGCGTGAAATGGGCGACGCTGCCGTGGGAAAGCACCGGGGCGTATGCACTGCGGCGCGCCGTGTTCTGCGTCGAGCAAGGCATCTTCGTGGGAGACGACCGCGACGAGATAGACCGCGATGCGAAACTGCTGGTGGCACTTAGCTGCATTGCGGGCATGCCCGAGCAGGTGGTCGGCACGGTGCGCATACACGAGACGCAGCCGCGTACATGGTTCGGCTCCCGGCTCGCCGTGCATGCGGCGTTCCGCTCGCATGGCAAGCTTGGATCGACGCTGATACGCCTTGCTGTGAGCAGTGCGCACGCGTTGGGATGCGATACGTTCCTTGCTCACGTGCAAAGCCAGAACGCGCCGCTGTTCCGGCGGCTGCACTGGCAGACGGTCGCGGAGGAGACACTGTTCGGGCGGTCCCATCATTTGATGGAAGCAGACCTGGCGCATTATCCGCCGTGCTTTACGCCGGAAAGCGGATTTGTCACTTCGTCGCGAGGCCGCTCATGAGTCTGCGCGCGCTGGTCGAGCGGCTGCGCGAAAGCAGGGGCTTTCGCCACAAGACGGATATCGCAGACGTGGTTGCATCGCTTGCGTCGCGCTTGCCCAATGGCACGCGCGACCTTGCGCAAGCGGTAGCAGTGGGCGACGACTGCGCCGCGCTTGCCGATGGCGATGGCTATCTGCTCTTCGCTATCGAAGGGCTGGTCAGCGACTTCGTCAAAGCGATGCCCTGGTTCGCGGGCTATAGCAGCGTAATGGTCAATATCAGCGACGTGTATGCGATGGGCGGTCGTCCGCTTGCCGTCGTCGATGCGCTGTGGAGTGATGGGCTCGAACGGGCGGAACAGATTCTGGCGGGCATGGCGGCGGCATCGAGTGCGTATGGCGTGCCTGTCGTTGGCGGTCATAGCAATACGCGTAGCACGGAGCCGCAACTCGCGGTGTCGATACTGGGCCGTGCGCGTGCATTGCTGTCCAGCTTCAACGCACGGCCGGGCGACAGCATCGTGATGGCCGTCGATCTGCGCGGCCGGTTCGAAGAGCCTTTTCCGTTCTGGAATGCGTCAGTGGGCGCGCCTGCGGAGCGCCTTCGTGCCGATCTCGACCTGCTACCTCAGCTTGCGGAAAACGGTCTGTGCGATGCGGCCAAAGATATCAGCATGGCGGGCGTGCTCGGCACGTCGCTGATGCTGCTCGAATGCTCGGGCGTCGGCGCGCGTATCGATCTCGATACGATCCCGCGTCCTCAAGGTGTCGATTTCGAACGCTGGCTGAGCGCCTTTCCAAGCTACGGCTTTCTGCTGTCAGTGCGTGATCAGCATGTGCATGACGTGCACGCGCGTTTCGCACAACGCGGACTCGCAAGCGCGACGATCGGCCGCGTGGATGCGTCTCGCGAAGTGGTGCTCACGCAGCAGGCCGACGCAGCATTGCTATGGAGCTTCGCAGACAGTGCGTTTATCGGCGCGCCAGTGGGAGCACAGAAATGAACCACCCGCGGATGCGCATTGCGCTGTTCACGCATTCGGTAAATCCTCGCGGCGGCGTGGTGCATACGCTTGAACTCGGGCGCGCACTGCATGAAGCGGGACAGGATGTGACGATCTTTGCACCATCTGTCGGTGGTGCGCCGATGTTCCGCGCTTCGCCCTGCCGCGTCGTACTCGCGCCAGCCACGGCGCACGGCAACGATACGGTGACGACGGTGCAGACGC
This Paraburkholderia phymatum STM815 DNA region includes the following protein-coding sequences:
- a CDS encoding sll0787 family AIR synthase-like protein, with protein sequence MSLRALVERLRESRGFRHKTDIADVVASLASRLPNGTRDLAQAVAVGDDCAALADGDGYLLFAIEGLVSDFVKAMPWFAGYSSVMVNISDVYAMGGRPLAVVDALWSDGLERAEQILAGMAAASSAYGVPVVGGHSNTRSTEPQLAVSILGRARALLSSFNARPGDSIVMAVDLRGRFEEPFPFWNASVGAPAERLRADLDLLPQLAENGLCDAAKDISMAGVLGTSLMLLECSGVGARIDLDTIPRPQGVDFERWLSAFPSYGFLLSVRDQHVHDVHARFAQRGLASATIGRVDASREVVLTQQADAALLWSFADSAFIGAPVGAQK
- a CDS encoding Nit6803 family nitrilase gives rise to the protein MSDQRVIRAAAVQIAPDFERPGGTLDRVCAAIDEAASKGVQLIVFPETFVPYYPYFSFVRPPVASGADHMRLYEQAVVVPGPVTHAVSERARRHAMVVVLGVNERDHGSLYNTQLVFDIDGCQVLKRRKITPTFHERMIWGQGDAAGLKVARTGIARVGALACWEHYNPLARYALMTQHEEIHCSQFPGSLVGPIFAEQIEVTIRHHALESGCFVVNSTGWLSDAQIESVTTDPKLQKALRGGCMTAIVSPEGQHLAEPLREGEGMVVADLDMALITKRKRMMDSVGHYARPELLSLAINDRPAMPVVPMSMSFERAGADVAPEIISGGQDECQHEPVAG
- a CDS encoding MSMEG_0572/Sll0783 family nitrogen starvation response protein, encoding MPAVNKPLHQKGDYLVDYEEKVFPDVKAEPGEKALVTFHTVAFEGSIGFVNLLQATRLQRKGFDTSVLLYGPGVTLGLQRGFPTLGDEAFPGHLNFNKQLVKFMEEGGKVYACRFALQALYGHGEASLIEGIRPINPLDVLDLQLLHRKENALIIHTWTV
- a CDS encoding MSMEG_0567/Sll0786 family nitrogen starvation N-acetyltransferase → MFCETIDELDALPLTFTPAEYRVKWATLPWESTGAYALRRAVFCVEQGIFVGDDRDEIDRDAKLLVALSCIAGMPEQVVGTVRIHETQPRTWFGSRLAVHAAFRSHGKLGSTLIRLAVSSAHALGCDTFLAHVQSQNAPLFRRLHWQTVAEETLFGRSHHLMEADLAHYPPCFTPESGFVTSSRGRS
- a CDS encoding MSMEG_0568 family radical SAM protein → MNASMSLLQAEPRAQRQMMELRTELQSAGLRLVDPNAGAASRRGGAGPSDHKAVTVDGVTIMVPVHTSSAWNSPFVAGVPDESGASALLRGTIPIASISFPKAPRFTQLQTLDGVPYSHIATLHSTDVLATTVLQTCIRYESRKKTCKFCAIGQSLAAGRTIARKTPEQLAEVARAAVLLDGVKHMVLTTGTPPTPDRGAQILCESALAIKAAIDLPIQAQCEPPDDDAWFERMKASGIDTLGMHLEVVTPEVRARVMPGKASVPISRYMEAFRAAVAVFGKGQVSTYILAGLGDTAEAILSMSRELVEIGVYPFVVPFVPISGTPLEDHPAPSHAFMKSILEPLGAMLRSAQMRSADIKAGCGKCGACSSLASYEA